The Papio anubis isolate 15944 chromosome 1, Panubis1.0, whole genome shotgun sequence genome window below encodes:
- the TTC24 gene encoding tetratricopeptide repeat protein 24 isoform X4, protein MLGRGRAEFLEGGPALEEAKADIPIPLFPSVSSMSSPNPEDVPQRPEPEPSSSNQTKKKRKWLWQEASIQALTRAGHGALQAGRNHEALNNFQRAFLLASKTPQTGDTLVLRACAFNLGAAYVETGDPARGLELLLRAHPEEKAQGRRHGDQCFNVALAYHALGELPQALAWYHRALGHYQPQGDQGEAWAKMGACYQALGQPELAAHCLQEASRAYVQERQLQAAALALGAAAGCMLKSGQHRVGEVVQVLEKSQRLAERSTERGLLGHLYNDLGLGYCQLRLFPLAVEAFLQALPLCWVPGEQATVLRNLGMAHNALGNYREAQEFHQKAADLHGSVGQRWEQGRSFGSLAFALSQLGDHKAARDNYLHALQAARDSGDMKGQWQACEGLGAAAARLGQYDQALKYYKEALAQCQKEPDSVRERLVAKLADTVRTHLAQTSAPGRLQAPGGASQVEGTPAKAGSSAAGAQHRSSSGWEDEESEEGHQEKKEERSANVPMRAGPGRLERPGPRAHFPFVGRGPPRVEYPSILVPNGPQVNRSSKWPRESLSRSCQRRPMESGICTIV, encoded by the exons ATGCTAGGGCGGGGTAGAGCTGAATTTCTCGAAGGGGGTCCTGCTCTAGAGGAAGCCAAGGCTGACATACCGATCCCTCTGTTCCCCTCTGTCAGCTCTATGTCTTCCCCCAACCCTGAGGATGTGCCCCAGAGGCCAGAGCCTGAGCCTTCAAGCTCCAatcagacaaagaagaaaagaaagtggctGTGGCAAGAAGCCAGCATCCAAGCCCTCACCAGGGCTGGCCACGGGGCCCTTCAGGCTGGCCGGAACCATGAAGCCTTGAACAACTTCCAGAGGGCCTTCCTTCTGGCCTCCAAGACCCCACAAACCGGGGACACCCTGGTGCTCCGGGCCTGCGCCTTCAACCTGGGGGCTGCCTATGTGGAGACTGGGGACCCAGCCAGAGGCCTTGAGCTGCTCCTGCGAGCCCACCCTGAAGAGAAGGCACAGGGTAGGCGTCATGGAGACCAGTGTTTCAATGTGGCTTTGGCCTACCATGCCCTTGGCGAGCTGCCTCAAGCTTTGGCCTGGTACCACAGGGCCCTGGGCCACTACCAGCCACAGGGTGACCAGGGAGAAGCCTGGGCAAAAATGGGAGCCTGCTACCAGGCTCTGGGACAGCCTGAGCTAGCAGCCCACTGCCTGCAGGAAGCAAGCCGGGCCTATGTCCAAGAGAGGCAGCTGCAGGCCGCAGCCCTGGCACTGGGGGCTGCGGCAGGATGTATGCTGAAGAGTGGGCAGCATCGGGTAGGGGAAGTTGTACAGGTGCTGGAGAAAAGCCAGAGGCTTGCCGAGAGGAGCACTGAGAGGGGACTGCTGG GGCACCTCTATAATGATCTAGGCCTGGGCTACTGCCAGCTCCGGCTGTTTCCGCTGGCTGTGGAGGCCTTCCTGCAGGCCCTTCCTCTGTGCTGGGTGCCAGGAGAGCAGGCCACAGTGCTAAGAAACCTCGGGATGGCCCACAACGCCCTTGGCAACTATCGGGAAGCTCAGGAGTTTCACCAGAAGGCTGCTGACCTGCACG GCTCTGTGGGGCAGCGGTGGGAGCAGGGCCGGAGCTTTGGCAGCCTGGCCTTTGCATTGAGCCAGCTGGGGGACCACAAGGCTGCCAGAGACAACTACCTGCATGCCCTGCAGGCTGCCCGCGACTCTG GGGACATGAAGGGACAGTGGCAGGCCTGTGAGGGTCTGGGGGCtgctgcagccaggctggggcagTATGACCAGGCCTTGAAGTACTATAAGGAAGCACTGGCCCAGTGTCAG AAGGAGCCAGATTCTGTGCGAGAACGGCTGGTGGCCAAGCTGGCAGACACCGTGAGGACGCACTTGGCCCAG ACCTCGGCTCCGGGAAGACTCCAGGCTCCAGGTGGGGCCAGCCAGGTGGAGGGGACCCCAGCAAAGGCAGGAAGCAGTGCAGCAGGTGCCCAGCACAG ATCTTCCAGTGGGTGGGAAGATGAAGAGTCTGAGGAGGGCCACcaggagaaaaaagaggagaggtCGGCAAACGTTCCCATGAGGGCTGGGCCGGGGAGACTGGAGC GTCCAGGACCCAGGGCCCATTTTCCATTTGTAGGTCGAGGCCCTCCCAGAGTGGAGTACCCTAGCATCCTGGTACCCAATGGCCCTCAAGTCAATAG GTCATCCAAGTGGCCCAGGGAAAGCCTCAGCAGGAGCTGCCAGAGGAGACCCATGGAGTCGGGCATCTGCACTATCGTGTGA
- the TTC24 gene encoding tetratricopeptide repeat protein 24 isoform X2, producing the protein MLGRGRAEFLEGGPALEEAKADIPIPLFPSVSSMSSPNPEDVPQRPEPEPSSSNQTKKKRKWLWQEASIQALTRAGHGALQAGRNHEALNNFQRAFLLASKTPQTGDTLVLRACAFNLGAAYVETGDPARGLELLLRAHPEEKAQGRRHGDQCFNVALAYHALGELPQALAWYHRALGHYQPQGDQGEAWAKMGACYQALGQPELAAHCLQEASRAYVQERQLQAAALALGAAAGCMLKSGQHRVGEVVQVLEKSQRLAERSTERGLLGHLYNDLGLGYCQLRLFPLAVEAFLQALPLCWVPGEQATVLRNLGMAHNALGNYREAQEFHQKAADLHGSVGQRWEQGRSFGSLAFALSQLGDHKAARDNYLHALQAARDSGDMKGQWQACEGLGAAAARLGQYDQALKYYKEALAQCQKEPDSVRERLVAKLADTVRTHLAQTSAPGRLQAPGGASQVEGTPAKAGSSAAGAQHRSSSGWEDEESEEGHQEKKEERSANVPMRAGPGRLERPGPRAHFPFVGRGPPRVEYPSILVPNGPQVNSNVNNPHPALEARGMPCFLNGLMVGLSERQGAAGWGDMKLKPTPSFSGAHQQRSSKWPRESLSRSCQRRPMESGICTIV; encoded by the exons ATGCTAGGGCGGGGTAGAGCTGAATTTCTCGAAGGGGGTCCTGCTCTAGAGGAAGCCAAGGCTGACATACCGATCCCTCTGTTCCCCTCTGTCAGCTCTATGTCTTCCCCCAACCCTGAGGATGTGCCCCAGAGGCCAGAGCCTGAGCCTTCAAGCTCCAatcagacaaagaagaaaagaaagtggctGTGGCAAGAAGCCAGCATCCAAGCCCTCACCAGGGCTGGCCACGGGGCCCTTCAGGCTGGCCGGAACCATGAAGCCTTGAACAACTTCCAGAGGGCCTTCCTTCTGGCCTCCAAGACCCCACAAACCGGGGACACCCTGGTGCTCCGGGCCTGCGCCTTCAACCTGGGGGCTGCCTATGTGGAGACTGGGGACCCAGCCAGAGGCCTTGAGCTGCTCCTGCGAGCCCACCCTGAAGAGAAGGCACAGGGTAGGCGTCATGGAGACCAGTGTTTCAATGTGGCTTTGGCCTACCATGCCCTTGGCGAGCTGCCTCAAGCTTTGGCCTGGTACCACAGGGCCCTGGGCCACTACCAGCCACAGGGTGACCAGGGAGAAGCCTGGGCAAAAATGGGAGCCTGCTACCAGGCTCTGGGACAGCCTGAGCTAGCAGCCCACTGCCTGCAGGAAGCAAGCCGGGCCTATGTCCAAGAGAGGCAGCTGCAGGCCGCAGCCCTGGCACTGGGGGCTGCGGCAGGATGTATGCTGAAGAGTGGGCAGCATCGGGTAGGGGAAGTTGTACAGGTGCTGGAGAAAAGCCAGAGGCTTGCCGAGAGGAGCACTGAGAGGGGACTGCTGG GGCACCTCTATAATGATCTAGGCCTGGGCTACTGCCAGCTCCGGCTGTTTCCGCTGGCTGTGGAGGCCTTCCTGCAGGCCCTTCCTCTGTGCTGGGTGCCAGGAGAGCAGGCCACAGTGCTAAGAAACCTCGGGATGGCCCACAACGCCCTTGGCAACTATCGGGAAGCTCAGGAGTTTCACCAGAAGGCTGCTGACCTGCACG GCTCTGTGGGGCAGCGGTGGGAGCAGGGCCGGAGCTTTGGCAGCCTGGCCTTTGCATTGAGCCAGCTGGGGGACCACAAGGCTGCCAGAGACAACTACCTGCATGCCCTGCAGGCTGCCCGCGACTCTG GGGACATGAAGGGACAGTGGCAGGCCTGTGAGGGTCTGGGGGCtgctgcagccaggctggggcagTATGACCAGGCCTTGAAGTACTATAAGGAAGCACTGGCCCAGTGTCAG AAGGAGCCAGATTCTGTGCGAGAACGGCTGGTGGCCAAGCTGGCAGACACCGTGAGGACGCACTTGGCCCAG ACCTCGGCTCCGGGAAGACTCCAGGCTCCAGGTGGGGCCAGCCAGGTGGAGGGGACCCCAGCAAAGGCAGGAAGCAGTGCAGCAGGTGCCCAGCACAG ATCTTCCAGTGGGTGGGAAGATGAAGAGTCTGAGGAGGGCCACcaggagaaaaaagaggagaggtCGGCAAACGTTCCCATGAGGGCTGGGCCGGGGAGACTGGAGC GTCCAGGACCCAGGGCCCATTTTCCATTTGTAGGTCGAGGCCCTCCCAGAGTGGAGTACCCTAGCATCCTGGTACCCAATGGCCCTCAAGTCAATAG CAATGTGAACAACCCTCACCCAGCTCTGGAAGCCCGGGGTATGCCCTGCTTCCTGAATGGCCTGATGGTAGGCCTCAGTGAAAGACAGGGTGCTGCAGGATGGGGGGATATGAAGCTTAAGCCAACTCCCTCCTTCTCTGGAGCCCACCAGCAGAG GTCATCCAAGTGGCCCAGGGAAAGCCTCAGCAGGAGCTGCCAGAGGAGACCCATGGAGTCGGGCATCTGCACTATCGTGTGA
- the TTC24 gene encoding tetratricopeptide repeat protein 24 isoform X1 has translation MLGRGRAEFLEGGPALEEAKADIPIPLFPSVSSMSSPNPEDVPQRPEPEPSSSNQTKKKRKWLWQEASIQALTRAGHGALQAGRNHEALNNFQRAFLLASKTPQTGDTLVLRACAFNLGAAYVETGDPARGLELLLRAHPEEKAQGRRHGDQCFNVALAYHALGELPQALAWYHRALGHYQPQGDQGEAWAKMGACYQALGQPELAAHCLQEASRAYVQERQLQAAALALGAAAGCMLKSGQHRVGEVVQVLEKSQRLAERSTERGLLGHLYNDLGLGYCQLRLFPLAVEAFLQALPLCWVPGEQATVLRNLGMAHNALGNYREAQEFHQKAADLHGSVGQRWEQGRSFGSLAFALSQLGDHKAARDNYLHALQAARDSGDMKGQWQACEGLGAAAARLGQYDQALKYYKEALAQCQKEPDSVRERLVAKLADTVRTHLAQTSAPGRLQAPGGASQVEGTPAKAGSSAAGAQHRSSSGWEDEESEEGHQEKKEERSANVPMRAGPGRLELCFLPGTVNHSHHLASSCPMFTKHSPCRGTVLGKASVYSPGPRAHFPFVGRGPPRVEYPSILVPNGPQVNSNVNNPHPALEARGMPCFLNGLMVGLSERQGAAGWGDMKLKPTPSFSGAHQQRSSKWPRESLSRSCQRRPMESGICTIV, from the exons ATGCTAGGGCGGGGTAGAGCTGAATTTCTCGAAGGGGGTCCTGCTCTAGAGGAAGCCAAGGCTGACATACCGATCCCTCTGTTCCCCTCTGTCAGCTCTATGTCTTCCCCCAACCCTGAGGATGTGCCCCAGAGGCCAGAGCCTGAGCCTTCAAGCTCCAatcagacaaagaagaaaagaaagtggctGTGGCAAGAAGCCAGCATCCAAGCCCTCACCAGGGCTGGCCACGGGGCCCTTCAGGCTGGCCGGAACCATGAAGCCTTGAACAACTTCCAGAGGGCCTTCCTTCTGGCCTCCAAGACCCCACAAACCGGGGACACCCTGGTGCTCCGGGCCTGCGCCTTCAACCTGGGGGCTGCCTATGTGGAGACTGGGGACCCAGCCAGAGGCCTTGAGCTGCTCCTGCGAGCCCACCCTGAAGAGAAGGCACAGGGTAGGCGTCATGGAGACCAGTGTTTCAATGTGGCTTTGGCCTACCATGCCCTTGGCGAGCTGCCTCAAGCTTTGGCCTGGTACCACAGGGCCCTGGGCCACTACCAGCCACAGGGTGACCAGGGAGAAGCCTGGGCAAAAATGGGAGCCTGCTACCAGGCTCTGGGACAGCCTGAGCTAGCAGCCCACTGCCTGCAGGAAGCAAGCCGGGCCTATGTCCAAGAGAGGCAGCTGCAGGCCGCAGCCCTGGCACTGGGGGCTGCGGCAGGATGTATGCTGAAGAGTGGGCAGCATCGGGTAGGGGAAGTTGTACAGGTGCTGGAGAAAAGCCAGAGGCTTGCCGAGAGGAGCACTGAGAGGGGACTGCTGG GGCACCTCTATAATGATCTAGGCCTGGGCTACTGCCAGCTCCGGCTGTTTCCGCTGGCTGTGGAGGCCTTCCTGCAGGCCCTTCCTCTGTGCTGGGTGCCAGGAGAGCAGGCCACAGTGCTAAGAAACCTCGGGATGGCCCACAACGCCCTTGGCAACTATCGGGAAGCTCAGGAGTTTCACCAGAAGGCTGCTGACCTGCACG GCTCTGTGGGGCAGCGGTGGGAGCAGGGCCGGAGCTTTGGCAGCCTGGCCTTTGCATTGAGCCAGCTGGGGGACCACAAGGCTGCCAGAGACAACTACCTGCATGCCCTGCAGGCTGCCCGCGACTCTG GGGACATGAAGGGACAGTGGCAGGCCTGTGAGGGTCTGGGGGCtgctgcagccaggctggggcagTATGACCAGGCCTTGAAGTACTATAAGGAAGCACTGGCCCAGTGTCAG AAGGAGCCAGATTCTGTGCGAGAACGGCTGGTGGCCAAGCTGGCAGACACCGTGAGGACGCACTTGGCCCAG ACCTCGGCTCCGGGAAGACTCCAGGCTCCAGGTGGGGCCAGCCAGGTGGAGGGGACCCCAGCAAAGGCAGGAAGCAGTGCAGCAGGTGCCCAGCACAG ATCTTCCAGTGGGTGGGAAGATGAAGAGTCTGAGGAGGGCCACcaggagaaaaaagaggagaggtCGGCAAACGTTCCCATGAGGGCTGGGCCGGGGAGACTGGAGC TGTGTTTCCTTCCAGGCACAGTGAATCATTCCCACCATCTAGCTTCTAGTTGCCCCATGTTTACCAAGCACTCGCCCTGCAGAGGGACAGTCCTCGGCAAAGCCTCCGTGTATA GTCCAGGACCCAGGGCCCATTTTCCATTTGTAGGTCGAGGCCCTCCCAGAGTGGAGTACCCTAGCATCCTGGTACCCAATGGCCCTCAAGTCAATAG CAATGTGAACAACCCTCACCCAGCTCTGGAAGCCCGGGGTATGCCCTGCTTCCTGAATGGCCTGATGGTAGGCCTCAGTGAAAGACAGGGTGCTGCAGGATGGGGGGATATGAAGCTTAAGCCAACTCCCTCCTTCTCTGGAGCCCACCAGCAGAG GTCATCCAAGTGGCCCAGGGAAAGCCTCAGCAGGAGCTGCCAGAGGAGACCCATGGAGTCGGGCATCTGCACTATCGTGTGA
- the NAXE gene encoding NAD(P)H-hydrate epimerase, with protein MRRGRVEPGLAGGERSASWMSGVRRLLSLGLLVAGSRLLRIKSETIACRSGPTWWGPQRLNSGGRWDSEVMASTAVKYLSQEEAQAVDQELFNEYQFSVDQLMELAGLSCATAIAKAYPPTSMSRSPPTVLVICGPGNNGGDGLVCARHLKLFGYEPTIYYPKRPNKPLFTALVTQCQKMDIPFLGEMPSEPTMIDELYELVVDAIFGFSFKGDVREPFHSILSVLKGLTVPIASIDIPSGWDVEKGNSGGIQPDLLISLTAPKKSATQFTGRYHYLGGRFVPPALEKKYQLNLPPYPDTACIYRLQ; from the exons ATGCGCCGGGGTCGGGTCGAGCCGGGCCTGGCAGGGGGCGAGCGCTCTGCGAGCTGGATGTCAGGGGTGCGGAGGCTGCTGAGCCTCGGGCTGCTGGTTGCGGGCTCGCGCCTGCTGCGGATCAAAAGCGAGACCATCGCCTGCCGCTCGGGACCCACCTGGTGGGGACCGCAGCGGCTGAACTCGGGTGGCCGCTGGGACTCAGAGGTCATGGCGAGCACGGCGGTGAAGTACCTGAG CCAGGAGGAGGCCCAGGCCGTGGACCAGGAGCTATTTAACGAATACCAGTTCAGCGTGGACCAACTTATGGAGCTGGCCGGGCTGAGCTGTGCCACAGCCATCGCCAAG GCATATCCCCCCACGTCCATGTCCAGGAGCCCCCCTACTGTCCTGGTCATCTGTGGCCCGGGGAATAATGGAGGAGATGGTCTGGTCTGTGCTCGACACCTCAAACTCTTT GGCTATGAGCCAACCATCTATTACCCCAAAAGGCCTAACAAGCCCCTCTTCACTGCATTGGTGACCCAGTGTCAGAAAATGGACATCCCTTTCCTTGGGGAAATGCCCTCAGAG CCCACGATGATTGATGAACTGTATGAGCTGGTGGTGGATGCCATCTTTGGCTTCAGCTTCAAGGGCGATGTTCGGGAACCGTTCCACAGCATCCTGAGCGTCCTGAAGGGACTCACTGTGCCCATTGCTAGCATCGACATTCCCTCAG GATGGGACGTGGAGAAGGGAAACTCTGGAGGGATCCAGCCAGACTTGCTCATCTCCCTCACAGCCCCCAAAAAATCTGCAACCCAGTTTACTGGTCGCTACCATTACCTGGGGGGTCGTTTTGTGCCACCTGCTCTGGAAAAGAAGTACCAGCTGAATCTGCCACCCTACCCTGACACCGCGTGTATCTATCGTCTGCAGTGA
- the TTC24 gene encoding tetratricopeptide repeat protein 24 isoform X3, whose amino-acid sequence MLGRGRAEFLEGGPALEEAKADIPIPLFPSVSSMSSPNPEDVPQRPEPEPSSSNQTKKKRKWLWQEASIQALTRAGHGALQAGRNHEALNNFQRAFLLASKTPQTGDTLVLRACAFNLGAAYVETGDPARGLELLLRAHPEEKAQGRRHGDQCFNVALAYHALGELPQALAWYHRALGHYQPQGDQGEAWAKMGACYQALGQPELAAHCLQEASRAYVQERQLQAAALALGAAAGCMLKSGQHRVGEVVQVLEKSQRLAERSTERGLLGHLYNDLGLGYCQLRLFPLAVEAFLQALPLCWVPGEQATVLRNLGMAHNALGNYREAQEFHQKAADLHGSVGQRWEQGRSFGSLAFALSQLGDHKAARDNYLHALQAARDSGDMKGQWQACEGLGAAAARLGQYDQALKYYKEALAQCQKEPDSVRERLVAKLADTVRTHLAQTSAPGRLQAPGGASQVEGTPAKAGSSAAGAQHRSSSGWEDEESEEGHQEKKEERSANVPMRAGPGRLELCFLPGTVNHSHHLASSCPMFTKHSPCRGTVLGKASVYSPGPRAHFPFVGRGPPRVEYPSILVPNGPQVNRSSKWPRESLSRSCQRRPMESGICTIV is encoded by the exons ATGCTAGGGCGGGGTAGAGCTGAATTTCTCGAAGGGGGTCCTGCTCTAGAGGAAGCCAAGGCTGACATACCGATCCCTCTGTTCCCCTCTGTCAGCTCTATGTCTTCCCCCAACCCTGAGGATGTGCCCCAGAGGCCAGAGCCTGAGCCTTCAAGCTCCAatcagacaaagaagaaaagaaagtggctGTGGCAAGAAGCCAGCATCCAAGCCCTCACCAGGGCTGGCCACGGGGCCCTTCAGGCTGGCCGGAACCATGAAGCCTTGAACAACTTCCAGAGGGCCTTCCTTCTGGCCTCCAAGACCCCACAAACCGGGGACACCCTGGTGCTCCGGGCCTGCGCCTTCAACCTGGGGGCTGCCTATGTGGAGACTGGGGACCCAGCCAGAGGCCTTGAGCTGCTCCTGCGAGCCCACCCTGAAGAGAAGGCACAGGGTAGGCGTCATGGAGACCAGTGTTTCAATGTGGCTTTGGCCTACCATGCCCTTGGCGAGCTGCCTCAAGCTTTGGCCTGGTACCACAGGGCCCTGGGCCACTACCAGCCACAGGGTGACCAGGGAGAAGCCTGGGCAAAAATGGGAGCCTGCTACCAGGCTCTGGGACAGCCTGAGCTAGCAGCCCACTGCCTGCAGGAAGCAAGCCGGGCCTATGTCCAAGAGAGGCAGCTGCAGGCCGCAGCCCTGGCACTGGGGGCTGCGGCAGGATGTATGCTGAAGAGTGGGCAGCATCGGGTAGGGGAAGTTGTACAGGTGCTGGAGAAAAGCCAGAGGCTTGCCGAGAGGAGCACTGAGAGGGGACTGCTGG GGCACCTCTATAATGATCTAGGCCTGGGCTACTGCCAGCTCCGGCTGTTTCCGCTGGCTGTGGAGGCCTTCCTGCAGGCCCTTCCTCTGTGCTGGGTGCCAGGAGAGCAGGCCACAGTGCTAAGAAACCTCGGGATGGCCCACAACGCCCTTGGCAACTATCGGGAAGCTCAGGAGTTTCACCAGAAGGCTGCTGACCTGCACG GCTCTGTGGGGCAGCGGTGGGAGCAGGGCCGGAGCTTTGGCAGCCTGGCCTTTGCATTGAGCCAGCTGGGGGACCACAAGGCTGCCAGAGACAACTACCTGCATGCCCTGCAGGCTGCCCGCGACTCTG GGGACATGAAGGGACAGTGGCAGGCCTGTGAGGGTCTGGGGGCtgctgcagccaggctggggcagTATGACCAGGCCTTGAAGTACTATAAGGAAGCACTGGCCCAGTGTCAG AAGGAGCCAGATTCTGTGCGAGAACGGCTGGTGGCCAAGCTGGCAGACACCGTGAGGACGCACTTGGCCCAG ACCTCGGCTCCGGGAAGACTCCAGGCTCCAGGTGGGGCCAGCCAGGTGGAGGGGACCCCAGCAAAGGCAGGAAGCAGTGCAGCAGGTGCCCAGCACAG ATCTTCCAGTGGGTGGGAAGATGAAGAGTCTGAGGAGGGCCACcaggagaaaaaagaggagaggtCGGCAAACGTTCCCATGAGGGCTGGGCCGGGGAGACTGGAGC TGTGTTTCCTTCCAGGCACAGTGAATCATTCCCACCATCTAGCTTCTAGTTGCCCCATGTTTACCAAGCACTCGCCCTGCAGAGGGACAGTCCTCGGCAAAGCCTCCGTGTATA GTCCAGGACCCAGGGCCCATTTTCCATTTGTAGGTCGAGGCCCTCCCAGAGTGGAGTACCCTAGCATCCTGGTACCCAATGGCCCTCAAGTCAATAG GTCATCCAAGTGGCCCAGGGAAAGCCTCAGCAGGAGCTGCCAGAGGAGACCCATGGAGTCGGGCATCTGCACTATCGTGTGA